A genomic region of Spea bombifrons isolate aSpeBom1 chromosome 9, aSpeBom1.2.pri, whole genome shotgun sequence contains the following coding sequences:
- the LOC128504334 gene encoding olfactory receptor 12D2-like, with protein sequence MDNSFIQQLNAQCTSICITNSKNQTFITEFALLGLTDLVELQLPAFAAILVFFLVNITGNFFILSFTISDPSLHTPMYFFLGNLSFFDISFSCVVVPKMLVDFLSQKKTISFGGCISQMHFFHFLGSSEITLLTIMSYDRYLAIGNPLHYTIIMNAKVCRLLVVGCWVIGFLHSLLHTLLTARLPFCGPNLVKHFFCDIKPVVTLACTDISLNINLLNMITGFLATVCLLLTIFPYVLIGRLLYNIKVTEGRQRALSTCSAHFTVVLLYYGTAVFTYLRPSTQGSLNQDRLAAVLFTVVTPALNPIVYTLRNKDMKRAMKRAGKRCSLCARV encoded by the coding sequence ATggataattcattcattcaacaACTAAATGCACAATGCACCTCAATATGCATTACAAATTCCAAAAACCAGACATTTATTACTGAGTTTGCCTTGCTTGGGTTGACTGATCTAGTAGAACTTCAGTTACCTGCGTTTGCTgccattttggtattttttctaGTAAACATTACAGGAAACTTCTTTATCTTGAGTTTTACCATCTCAGATCCAAGTCTCCAcactcccatgtatttcttcctggGAAATTTATCCTTTTTTGATATTAGCTTCTCCTGTGTCGTTGTGCCAAAAATGCTTGTAGACTTCTTGTCCCAAAAGAAGACCATCTCATTTGGTGGTTGTATCtcccaaatgcattttttccatttccttgGGAGCTCTGAGATCACGCTTCTTACGATAATGTCTTACGACCGCTATTTGGCTATCGGAAACCCTTTGCATTATACCATCATTATGAACGCTAAGGTATGTCGCCTCTTAGTTGTTGGATGTTGGGTCATTGGATTTCTGCATTCTCTACTGCACACGCTGCTGACTGCTAGGCTTCCATTTTGTGGACCTAATCTGGTGAAGCACTTCTTCTGCGACATAAAACCAGTGGTAACTTTGGCTTGTACAGACATTTCTCTCAATATTAATCTTCTCAATATGATTACTGGTTTCCTAGCAACCGTTTGCCTGCTTCTAACAATTTTTCCTTACGTTCTAATTGGAAGGTTGCTCTATAACATAAAAGTAACCGAGGGCAGGCAACGAGCATTGTCTACCTGTAGCGCTCACTTTACAGTCGTTCTGCTTTACTATGGAACAGCTGTCTTCACTTACTTAAGACCTTCGACACAAGGATCATTAAATCAGGACCGACTTGCTGCAGTCCTCTTCACTGTGGTGACTCCGGCTCTAAATCCAATAGTATATACCTTGCGTAACAAGGACATGAAGAGAGCCATGAAGAGGGCAGGAAAGAGATGTTCATTGTGTGCTAGAGTTTAA